The Methanosphaera sp. BMS genome contains a region encoding:
- a CDS encoding HesA/MoeB/ThiF family protein yields the protein MPTRYIGDGYWEIASRQMSIVDKKQQEKFKKATITVIGCGGIGGECIEMLARMGAGHLRLVDEDAFDLSNLNRQSLSTLDKLGLSKSSVAKEKVRLINPYVKVTSFNEHVDTDNIAEIIDDSDVVIDALDNVLTRVIVSRYARENKIPFIHGAIHATSGQVSVFLPDSKSYEEMFNLPSQNRPLDDECLQSLKKVTSGVPPVIGPTPNIIGCMEAFEAYKLITGIGEVCVSPNVLTFDLLDLKSFDVINI from the coding sequence ATGCCAACAAGATACATTGGAGATGGATACTGGGAAATAGCATCCCGTCAAATGAGTATAGTGGATAAAAAACAACAGGAAAAATTCAAGAAAGCCACGATAACGGTAATCGGCTGTGGAGGAATCGGTGGAGAATGCATAGAAATGCTGGCAAGAATGGGAGCAGGACATCTTAGACTGGTAGATGAAGATGCATTCGATCTATCCAACCTGAACAGGCAATCACTCTCAACACTAGACAAACTGGGACTGTCAAAAAGCAGCGTGGCAAAGGAAAAGGTAAGATTGATAAACCCATACGTCAAGGTAACCTCATTCAACGAACATGTAGACACAGACAACATAGCAGAAATAATAGATGACTCCGACGTGGTAATAGACGCATTGGACAACGTACTTACAAGAGTAATAGTCTCAAGATATGCCAGAGAAAACAAAATCCCATTCATCCACGGAGCAATACATGCAACATCCGGACAGGTAAGCGTATTCCTTCCGGACTCCAAAAGCTATGAGGAAATGTTCAACCTGCCATCACAAAACAGGCCACTGGATGATGAATGCCTGCAAAGCCTTAAAAAGGTAACAAGTGGAGTGCCACCGGTAATAGGTCCAACACCAAATATCATCGGATGTATGGAGGCATTTGAAGCATACAAGCTAATAACAGGCATAGGTGAGGTATGCGTAAGCCCTAATGTGCTCACATTTGACCTGCTTGATTTAAAAAGCTTTGATGTGATAAACATATAA